From the genome of Camelus dromedarius isolate mCamDro1 chromosome 19, mCamDro1.pat, whole genome shotgun sequence, one region includes:
- the LOC105084560 gene encoding putative olfactory receptor 2B8 translates to MEQKNGSSFTGFILLGFSDRPQLELVLFVVLLIFYTFTLLGNSTIIALSHVDPQLHTPMYFFLSNLSFLDLCYTTSIVPQFLVNLSGADKSISFGGCVVQLFISLGSGCTECILLAVMAFDRYAAVCRPLHYTVIMHPRLCALMASASWLVGFANSLLQTVLIFLLPLCGRNKLDHFFCEVPPLLKLACVDTTRNESEIFFVSVIILFIPVALIIFSYDRIVRAILRIKSAVGQRKAFGTCGSHLTVVSLFYGTAIYAYTQLRNNYYQDEGKFTSLFYTIVSPMINPLIYTLRNKDVKEAMKKVLRKDSDSR, encoded by the coding sequence AtggaacagaaaaatggaagttCTTTCACCGGGTTTATCCTGCTAGGTTTCTCTGACAGGCCTCAACTGGAGCTAGTCCTCTTTGTGGTTCTTCTGATTTTCTACACCTTCACTTTGTTGGGAAACTCAACCATCATTGCATTGTCCCATGTGGACCCACAACTTCACACCCCTatgtactttttcctttccaacctAAGCTTTCTGGACCTGTGTTACACTACCAGTATTGTTCCCCAGTTCCTGGTTAATCTCAGTGGAGCAGACAAATCTATCTCCTTCGGTGGGTGTGTAGTTCAGCTGTTCATCTCTCTGGGGTCGGGATGTACAGAATGCATTCTGTTAGCAGTAATGGCATTTGACCGCTATGCAGCTGTTTGCAGGCCCCTTCACTACACAGTGATCATGCACCCTCGTCTCTGTGCCCTGATGGCTTCTGCTTCATGGCTCGTTGGTTTTGCCAACTCCTTATTGCAGACAGTGCTCATCTTCCTTTTACCACTTTGTGGCAGAAATAAATTAGACCACTTCTTTTGTGAGGTCCCTCCTTTGCTCAAGCTTGCCTGTGTTGACACCACTAGGAATGAGTCAGAGATCTTCTTTGTCAGTGTCATCATTCTTTTTATACCTGTGGCATTAATCATATTCTCCTACGATCGGATTGTCAGGGCAATCTTAAGAATAAAGTCTGCTGTAGGGCAGAGAAAAGCATTTGGGACATGTGGATCCCACCTGACCGTGGTCTCCCTGTTCTATGGCACAGCCATCTATGCTTATACCCAGCTCAGGAACAACTACTACCAGGATGAAGGCAAGTTCACATCTCTGTTCTACACCATCGTTTCCCCCATGATCAACCCCCTGATATACACACTGCGGAACAAAGATGTGAAGGAAGCAATGAAGAAGGTGCTTCGGAAGGACTCTGACTCCAGATGA